One window of the Triticum dicoccoides isolate Atlit2015 ecotype Zavitan chromosome 3B, WEW_v2.0, whole genome shotgun sequence genome contains the following:
- the LOC119275798 gene encoding probable splicing factor 3A subunit 1: protein MDEEDMQLVEEGMKAARLEENGGGAQVRVAGDQEPPMRIVKNYKRPEERIPTARDPTKFVVSTITGELIPISEMGEHMRISLIDPKYKEQKERMLAKIKETTLAPDDEVVNNIVGLARTRPDIFGTTEEEVSNAVKAEIEKKKDEQPKQVIWDGHSGSIGQTATQAMSMGGEEQVDASNVPGPAPLPRFVMPLPQPPQPLSLVNVPRFTPNRMPYHLQTPAHHKQGVPHMMSNMHPQMIRMSGPMGPMPKNIPPRPGHITQFMPGPPRFPMPPPPHMQTTPTMVNPIGIPQAPPPLPPQPPAEEQPPLPEEPEPKRQRTDDASLIPVEQFLVQHPGPARILVSVPNLDEGSLRGQVLEISVQSLSDTVGSLKEQIAGELQLPANKQKLSVRTSFLKDNLSLAYYNVGPGVVINLTLRERGGRKK from the exons ATGGATGAGGAGGATATGCAACTTGTTGAGGAAGGAATGAAGGCAGCAAGGCTTGAGGAGAACGGAGGAGGAGCACAAGTTAGGGTGGCCGGTGATCAGGAGCCGCCTATGAGAATTGTCAAGAACTATAAGAGGCCCGAGGAGAGGATCCCTACGGCGAGGGACCCGACCAAGTTTGTTGTTTCAACAATAACCGGAGAGCTCATTCCGATTAGCGAGATGGGGGAACACATGCGCATCTCGCTCATTGACCCGAAGTACAAGGAACAGAAGGAAAGAATGCTGGCCAAGATTAAGGAGACCACGCTTGCTCCAGATGATGAGGTCGTCAATAACATTGTTGGTCTTGCACGGACAAGGCCAGACATATTTGGAACAACTGAGGAAGAGGTTTCTAATGCCGTCAAGGCAGAAATTGAAAAGAAAAAGGATGAGCAGCCAAAGCAGGTTATTTGGGATGGTCATTCTGGTAGCATTGGTCAAACTGCCACTCAGGCAATGTCTATGGGTGGTGAAGAACAAGTTGATGCCTCAAATGTTCCAGGTCCAGCTCCACTTCCCCGGTTTGTCATGCCGTTGCCCCAGCCTCCTCAACCACTTTCTTTGGTTAATGTTCCCCGATTTACACCAAATCGAATGCCTTATCATCTCCAAACcccagctcatcataagcaaggAGTTCCACATATGATGTCCAACATGCACCCACAGATGATTAGGATGTCAGGTCCCATGGGTCCTATGCCAAAAAATATCCCCCCTCGTCCAGGCCATATTACTCAGTTCATGCCTGGTCCACCAAGGTTCCCTATGCCGCCACCCCCGCACATGCAGACCACGCCAACCATGGTCAACCCCATCGGAATCCCCCAGGCTCCACCACCTTTGCCTCCACAACCACCTGCCGAGGAGCAGCCACCTCTACCTGAGGAACCAGAACCTAAGAGGCAGAGAACAGATGATGCTTCTCTGATCCCAGTTGAGCAGTTTCTTGTTCAGCATCCG GGCCCTGCGCGCATCTTGGTTTCTGTACCCAACCTCGATGAAGGAAGCTTGCGAGGCCAAGTTTTGGAGATCTCTGTCCAGTCACTCTCAGACACAGTCGGCAGTCTGAAGGAGCAGATTGCTGGAGAGCTGCAGCTTCCTGCTAATAAGCAGAAGTTGAGTGTGAGAACTAGTTTCCTCAAAGACAATCTTTCTCTTGCTTATTACAATGTTGGCCCTGGGGTGGTGATCAATCTAACTCTGAGAGAGCGCGGTGGGAGAAAGAAATGA